One genomic segment of Methanomassiliicoccus sp. includes these proteins:
- a CDS encoding corrinoid protein has translation MDKGTILANLQKSIETWNVELAKKTAQEALDAGIPPAEAVENGLGKGMEVVSQKFDEAKIYLPQVLAASNAMEAALKIFEPHLKGAAVATKGTVVIGTVIGDIHEIGKNVVAAMLTGAGYKVIDLGRDVPIETFVDSVKTNKADVIGASALMTTTVVGQKEIMEMLKEEKVTVKSIFGGAPCNEEWVKSIGGDAYCPSGAEAAAIVDQLMKG, from the coding sequence ATGGATAAAGGAACGATATTAGCAAATCTTCAGAAGTCAATAGAAACGTGGAACGTTGAATTGGCCAAGAAGACCGCCCAGGAGGCACTGGACGCAGGGATTCCTCCGGCGGAGGCCGTGGAGAACGGTCTGGGAAAGGGCATGGAAGTCGTCAGCCAGAAGTTCGATGAGGCGAAGATCTATCTTCCGCAGGTACTCGCCGCTTCGAACGCTATGGAAGCGGCGTTGAAGATTTTCGAGCCCCACCTAAAGGGAGCTGCCGTCGCGACCAAGGGCACAGTTGTCATTGGTACGGTTATCGGAGACATCCATGAGATCGGCAAGAACGTCGTTGCGGCCATGCTGACCGGTGCTGGCTATAAGGTCATCGACCTAGGCCGGGACGTCCCGATCGAGACCTTCGTCGATTCTGTGAAGACCAATAAAGCAGACGTGATCGGAGCTTCCGCCCTTATGACCACTACCGTGGTCGGTCAGAAGGAGATTATGGAGATGCTCAAGGAAGAGAAGGTGACGGTCAAGAGCATCTTCGGTGGTGCCCCCTGCAACGAGGAATGGGTGAAGAGTATAGGGGGAGACGCCTACTGCCCGTCAGGGGCCGAGGCCGCCGCCATCGTGGATCAGCTCATGAAGGGGTGA
- a CDS encoding bifunctional N(6)-L-threonylcarbamoyladenine synthase/serine/threonine protein kinase, whose amino-acid sequence MSRRPKNMICLGIEGTAHTCGVGIVDEEANVLANELDMYRPERGGIHPREAANHHSEVVVPLIRKALQAAGVGMKDVDVVCFSQGPGLGPCLRTVATAARALALSLDRPIVGVNHCISHLEIGVAKTDCTDPVLLYASGGNTQVISFTNGRYRIFGETLDIGIGNMFDKLGRELGLGYYAGPKIEKLALEGDKLLDLPYSVKGMDLAFSGIMTAAIAHRAKGERLEDICFSVQETCFAMLSEVTERAMAHIEKREVLLGGGVVQNKRLRAMVTKMAHDRGAEMFVPEPRLCIDNGAMIAWTGMLMHKAGVRMTVEDTKVDQRYRTDEVVVTWR is encoded by the coding sequence GTGAGCAGGCGACCTAAGAACATGATCTGTCTGGGGATCGAAGGCACAGCCCACACCTGCGGGGTGGGGATCGTGGACGAGGAGGCCAACGTGCTGGCGAACGAGCTGGACATGTATCGTCCAGAAAGGGGAGGCATCCACCCCCGGGAGGCCGCCAATCACCACTCTGAGGTCGTCGTGCCCCTCATCCGGAAGGCCCTCCAGGCCGCCGGCGTCGGAATGAAGGACGTCGATGTGGTGTGCTTCTCTCAGGGTCCCGGGCTCGGCCCCTGCCTGAGGACAGTAGCCACCGCCGCCCGCGCTCTCGCCCTATCCCTGGACCGCCCCATCGTTGGGGTAAATCACTGCATATCGCACCTTGAGATCGGGGTAGCCAAGACCGATTGCACCGACCCCGTGCTGTTGTACGCTTCGGGCGGGAACACCCAGGTCATCTCTTTCACCAACGGCCGGTACCGCATCTTCGGGGAGACGCTGGACATCGGGATAGGCAACATGTTCGACAAGCTGGGTCGAGAACTCGGTCTGGGTTACTACGCCGGACCTAAGATCGAGAAGCTGGCATTGGAGGGCGACAAGCTGCTTGACCTTCCCTACTCGGTGAAGGGGATGGACCTGGCGTTCTCGGGCATCATGACCGCGGCGATCGCCCATCGGGCCAAGGGCGAGAGGCTGGAGGACATCTGTTTCTCGGTACAGGAGACCTGCTTCGCCATGCTCTCCGAGGTTACTGAGAGGGCGATGGCGCACATCGAGAAGAGAGAGGTGCTCCTCGGCGGTGGGGTCGTCCAGAACAAGCGCCTTCGAGCCATGGTGACGAAGATGGCCCATGATCGGGGAGCGGAGATGTTCGTTCCCGAGCCTCGGCTGTGCATTGACAACGGAGCCATGATCGCATGGACCGGCATGCTGATGCACAAAGCCGGTGTGCGCATGACCGTGGAGGACACCAAGGTCGACCAGCGCTACCGGACCGATGAAGTGGTCGTCACCTGGCGCTGA